The Ascochyta rabiei chromosome 3, complete sequence genome segment CACGGAATGATGACGTTGTCGTCGGGTACCGTGTACAAAAGTGCAGAGCCGTCGGCGCAGCCGTCATAGGTGTCTGTGCAAGATATTTTTGGTGAAGTTTTCTGCACGTTGTTGACGTCTTGGTAAATAGTTCTGACCTTAGACTGAACTGAGGTCGACTTGAACCAGGTTGTGAAATAGTCAGCTGCGGTGCCGGCGGCGGTGTAAGCGGCGCCGGCCATGGAAATGGCGTCCGAAACACTAGTCTTGAGTGTAGAGGTCTGCGACGCTGAGCACGAGGAGTATGTAATAGCGCGCTTCTGGATGCGGGAAGTAAAAGCCTCTGAGGGCTTGCTTGAGATGTGTTGCCTGAAGAGCAAATTTTAGTTTTTCCCCCTGGTTACAGTGAGAGGTCAAAGCGTACTCAGCTACAACTCTCTGGTCTGGAGCTACTTCGACGGAGTCGGTTGTCTGGTCCGCACAGAACGAGAGACCGTTGAAAGCCGCCGGAACTTCCTCTCCTGTGGAATAGCGGAAGCCTTGGATAGCAGAAACCTTGGCTTGTTTGATACCCTTGAGCTGATAGCTCTTGGCTGCGTTGACAGCTACTGTGACTGTCTCTCCAGCCGCGATTTTCTGAAAGCTGGCAGAATTGAGACCCCTCTTTTTGTAGTTGACATAAATTCCTTGGAAAGGCAGAGAATTGCCAGCTGTTTTGATGTTTAACATGCGTTTTAGAAGAAATGGAAGTGGTTTGGGTAAGCGCACCTGCATCAGCTACCAGCAAGTCTTTAGTTGCATGAGTACTGAAAACCGTGTTTCCCTTAAACACCTGAAGCGTTTCGTTTGCAGTATTGGTGATGTTAACGTTGACAATGTGACTGTCAGCATCAGCAATTGAGACCGAGAGAGGGCAAGCCGCCAAAGCCGCGCCAGCAAAAAGAACGACCGAAGATGTTTCAGTACGCATGACGATAAGCGTTGATGTGAAGGTTGAGAAGGTACAGAATATGTGCTGAGTGCATCTAACATCGAGGACGTATTCTACATTTAAGTACTGTGGTTGATCAATGTTATCGATGTTCTACTATTTTACGGTTCTTATCAACGTCAGGGTAGAAGTGGATTATCGCGGAGAATAGACTGCTATAAGAAGATGATCAAGCTTTACTACAGTCTTGTGTCGAAGCTTGGTAGGTCTTAGCCGAACGCTTCGGCCTGCCAAGCTGTCTTGGGCAGGTGCTCGACAAAGTGGATGCCATGAATTCTCCGGAAATGCTTCATAGTCAAATATTGTAGTTGCACGTTGGCAAATGATGCGAGGGCGGCACTCCAAGCAAACGTTTGTCCCGTTATTAACAGGGCTGTACACGGTAGAGTTGTGTGCGGCGCTATGGCAGTTTAGGAAGGTTCCCGGAAATCTGGACAAATCGGGAAAGACAATAACTAATCTAACCCACAAAGCACGTACAGCTGTTGTACGGGACTGAGTATAGCGCTAGGCATAGATTGTCTGCCAGAGGTTAGACCAAAGACTGTCTTGTTTAGGATAAGGGCGCCTAACAAAGAGTTCTAGACCACAGTTCTTATTTTGGCATGCGAAAGTGCAGATCTCGAGGCTCTTTGCCAAGAGTAATCACTGATTGTTAGATGGAGGGAAAGTGTCAGACCTTCTACAAAAGGGTGTTCTGCAGCAAGGAAGAACTTAAAGGATATGTCTTCAGCATTTCAGATCAAAATTGTAATCAATTACGTTCCTTTCTCGAGTACTTAGTAGGTGGGAATAGGATCTATCGAGATACTCATGACAAAACCGTTTAAAGCCTTAAAGCAAGGGTATCTTACGCCTGACACCTCCAGAGCTGAAATTCGCGAGATTTGAACAATTTGCCGGTACACACATGATGCAACTAGCTGCTTCAGCTCCTACGATCGAATAATCTGTCGGATCATCTCTCCTGCTTTCGAATCTACGGCCGTCTACCTTACGCTTAAGCACATCGTCCTCAACCTTGTTAAAGGCTGGCCTAGAGTGCAGCCGGGTGGTACACGTAGATCTCTATCGGCTGAAGTTTATGTCCCTGGTGTTCAGGGCGGTAGCGGTGAGCCCTTCAAGCTCTAAGCTGCAGGATGTTGGCACTGATCTAATGCTTGCAGAAGTTATCTCCCAAGTTGTATGTCacttcttcctcttcagcTACTTCCTGGGCGAGTACGGGCTTATTACCACTGCAATGGATCTGTCTTCAGATTCATGACACTTCTACACAACACCAAGGTTAGTCTCTTTCTTGCTGCTGTTATTGAGATTTATTTGCTTAGCACGCATACCGCATCTTTAATCTTTCTAGAGGATAGAGGGGTGAATTTATAAGGGGCCAAGTGCAATTCATCGTTTTTGTAGGTGCTAATAAAATGACTGCTAAGTTAATTCTGATTTTATCGATCTCGGGCTACGACTTCCTTCTTCTAGTAGGAAGAACCTCCAGATTTCCACTAGGGCTAATTGCTACGGTTTAATGCTGATATAAGAACAGGCTCGACGTAGAAGATAAGACAAGGATCAATGCCGCCGTCCTCACAAGTCACGATCTTAACCTTGTTGATTGAATTTGCGCTGCCCAGTTGTTTGTGGCACTGGAGAAGGAAAGAGGCTGCGCCTAGACTGTTCGGAAAGCCTGCATCTCCTATCATGTCAAAGTCTGTCCCGGGCCATGGCTGCACCTCATCTACATCGGCCTTTTCCAATGCATTCTTGATGACTTCTTCCGCATCTTCGTAAAAAATGTTAATTGACATGAAATTTTCGATCTTCTAGCTGTCAACAGCCAGATCGGAACTGGCACGAAGCTTATTTGATTTGATTtgtaagtttaacgtcctgtgtgagtctaagactatataagacgagagcagttaagctactctagtaatttaaggagcgtggttgtaaaaggtagtaaatataggttcagagtcctgtagtgagagcctatgctctagggggttaacagcatttttttttaggtgtctgttgtttgttgtaggtaccacttgcgggtgcctattctagtgtctgaaataaaagctagagtagctagaattccctaggttgtgtgtagtagtagttgtattaagagttgttgtccttataggtTATCCTGCATTGTTTTTCTTACTTGTT includes the following:
- a CDS encoding Deuterolysin — protein: MLNIKTAGNSLPFQGIYVNYKKRGLNSASFQKIAAGETVTVAVNAAKSYQLKGIKQAKVSAIQGFRYSTGEEVPAAFNGLSFCADQTTDSVEVAPDQRVVAEQHISSKPSEAFTSRIQKRAITYSSCSASQTSTLKTSVSDAISMAGAAYTAAGTAADYFTTWFKSTSVQSKVRTIYQDVNNVQKTSPKISCTDTYDGCADGSALLYTVPDDNVIIPCANNGFWDFPVLAPKCSNDDYDKAGAVLHEMTHLYGTNDHAYGYVAAQKLSASAAADNADTYEMYAESVRLGGCTVG